A region of Myxococcus stipitatus DSM 14675 DNA encodes the following proteins:
- the bla gene encoding subclass B3 metallo-beta-lactamase, with translation MRIQTFICALSVSLLNSTAAVAAEPASTTLPQLQAYTVDASWLKPMEPLRIADRTWQIGTEELTALLVETKDGLVLLDGGMPQMAEHLLANLKRRGFEPKDLRLILSSHAHTDHAGPFAELKRRTGARVVASAESAVLLARGGSDDLHYGDSITFPPVVADRVVMDGEVVSQGGVEFTAHFMPGHTPGSIGWTWTDTRDGKPVRIVYADSLSAPGYRLLGHPRYPRIVEDYRRSFATVRALPCDVLLTPHPGSSNWDYTAGAAAGAKAMSCKAYADSAEKSFNKQLAEQRGKVR, from the coding sequence ATGCGCATCCAGACCTTCATCTGCGCCCTCTCCGTCTCTCTGTTGAACTCCACCGCCGCCGTTGCCGCGGAGCCGGCCTCGACGACGCTGCCACAGTTGCAGGCCTATACCGTTGACGCGTCCTGGTTGAAGCCCATGGAGCCGCTGCGCATCGCGGACCGCACCTGGCAGATCGGCACCGAGGAACTCACGGCCCTGTTGGTGGAGACGAAGGATGGCCTGGTGCTGCTCGATGGGGGCATGCCGCAGATGGCGGAGCATCTGCTCGCCAACCTGAAGCGTCGCGGCTTCGAACCGAAGGACCTGCGGCTGATTCTGAGCAGCCACGCACACACCGACCATGCCGGCCCCTTCGCCGAGCTGAAGCGCCGCACCGGAGCGCGAGTCGTCGCCAGCGCCGAGTCGGCGGTGCTGCTGGCGCGCGGGGGCAGCGACGACCTGCACTATGGCGACTCCATCACCTTCCCACCCGTCGTGGCCGACCGCGTGGTCATGGACGGTGAGGTCGTCTCACAGGGGGGCGTCGAGTTCACCGCGCACTTCATGCCGGGGCACACCCCGGGCAGCATCGGCTGGACGTGGACCGATACCCGCGACGGCAAGCCGGTCCGCATCGTCTACGCCGACAGCCTCAGTGCCCCGGGTTATCGGCTCCTGGGACACCCGCGCTATCCGCGCATCGTCGAGGACTACCGGCGCAGCTTCGCCACCGTGCGCGCGCTGCCTTGCGATGTGTTGTTGACCCCGCATCCGGGCTCGAGCAATTGGGACTACACGGCGGGAGCCGCGGCCGGTGCGAAGGCGATGAGCTGCAAGGCCTACGCGGACTCCGCCGAGAAGAGCTTCAACAAGCAACTGGCCGAGCAGCGCGGCAAGGTCCGGTGA
- a CDS encoding aldehyde dehydrogenase family protein, with amino-acid sequence MLHPILEALGLAEHNPGSTLGNGAWADSRTEPLLEVFNPSTGLKLATVSSASEQEQEQLMHAATQAFLAWRELPAPRRGEGIRLCAEALRRHKGALGSLVSLEMGKVKAEGDGEVQEMIDIADFAVGQSRMLYGLTMHSERPGHRMYEQWHPLGLVGIISAFNFPVAVWAWNAFIAAVCGDVSIWKPSPRTPLSAIAATRICNAALKAGGFPEVFFLLNAAGTARAERLVDDARVPLVSFTGSTSVGRQVAVRVAQRLGRSLLELGGNNAIIVDATADLKLAIPAIVFGAVGTAGQRCTSTRRLIVHESILDDVVAKLTAAYAQVRTRIGDPLEAGTLMGPLIDAAAVKRFEATVERARAAGARVVSGGKALERPGHFVEPTLITGVSPTDAWVQEETFAPILYVMPYRTLDEAIAHQNGVPQGLSSSVFTRDFQTTERFLSASGSDCGIANVNIGTSGAEIGGAFGGEKDTGGGRESGSDAWKAYMRRQTNTLNASNALPLAQGIRFDL; translated from the coding sequence ATGCTCCATCCCATCCTCGAGGCGCTCGGCCTGGCCGAGCACAACCCTGGCAGCACTCTCGGAAACGGCGCCTGGGCGGACTCCCGCACCGAGCCCCTGTTGGAGGTCTTCAATCCCTCCACCGGCCTGAAGCTCGCGACGGTGTCCTCCGCGAGCGAGCAGGAGCAGGAGCAGCTCATGCACGCGGCCACCCAGGCCTTCCTCGCCTGGCGCGAGCTGCCCGCTCCCCGCCGAGGCGAGGGCATCCGCTTGTGCGCGGAGGCGCTGCGCCGCCACAAGGGCGCGCTGGGCTCACTCGTCTCGCTGGAGATGGGCAAGGTGAAGGCCGAGGGCGACGGCGAGGTGCAGGAGATGATCGACATCGCCGACTTCGCGGTGGGCCAGTCGCGCATGCTGTACGGCCTCACCATGCACTCGGAGCGCCCCGGCCATCGCATGTACGAGCAATGGCATCCGCTGGGCCTCGTCGGCATCATCAGCGCCTTCAACTTCCCCGTGGCCGTGTGGGCGTGGAATGCCTTCATCGCTGCCGTGTGCGGCGACGTGTCCATCTGGAAGCCCTCGCCCAGGACGCCGCTGTCGGCCATCGCCGCCACGCGCATCTGCAACGCCGCGCTGAAGGCCGGAGGCTTCCCGGAGGTCTTCTTCCTCCTCAACGCGGCGGGCACCGCCAGGGCGGAGCGCCTCGTCGACGACGCGCGCGTCCCCCTGGTGAGCTTCACCGGCTCCACGTCCGTGGGGCGACAGGTGGCGGTGCGCGTGGCCCAGCGGCTGGGTCGAAGCCTGCTGGAGCTGGGCGGCAACAACGCCATCATCGTGGACGCCACCGCCGACCTGAAGCTGGCCATTCCCGCCATCGTCTTCGGCGCGGTGGGCACCGCGGGCCAGCGCTGCACCAGCACCCGGCGGCTCATCGTCCACGAGTCCATCCTCGACGACGTGGTGGCGAAGCTCACCGCCGCCTACGCCCAGGTGAGGACACGCATCGGAGACCCGCTGGAGGCCGGCACGCTGATGGGCCCGCTCATCGACGCCGCCGCGGTGAAGCGCTTCGAGGCCACCGTCGAGCGGGCCCGCGCCGCCGGAGCCCGCGTGGTCAGCGGCGGCAAGGCCCTGGAGCGTCCCGGCCACTTCGTGGAGCCCACGCTCATCACCGGCGTGAGCCCCACCGACGCGTGGGTGCAGGAGGAGACCTTCGCCCCCATCCTCTACGTCATGCCCTACCGGACGCTCGATGAGGCCATCGCCCACCAGAACGGCGTCCCCCAGGGCCTCTCCTCCTCCGTCTTCACCCGCGACTTCCAGACCACGGAGCGGTTCCTGTCCGCCTCCGGCTCCGACTGCGGCATCGCCAACGTCAACATCGGCACCTCCGGCGCGGAGATTGGCGGCGCCTTCGGTGGCGAGAAGGACACGGGCGGTGGCCGCGAATCCGGCTCGGACGCGTGGAAGGCCTACATGCGCCGGCAGACCAACACCCTGAACGCCTCCAACGCGCTCCCCCTCGCGCAGGGCATCCGGTTCGACCTGTAG
- a CDS encoding DMT family transporter yields the protein MSTPLIARPAVSPVSGSWLTPLELGGLAAVWGASFMFMRIAAADFGPFPLVAVRLVMGSLVLMPFLLKARSAITRAHWPKLALVGALNAAVPFVLFAWAARQAPAGISAIANSMTVLFTSLVAFLFYKERITSRRAVALAIGFAGVVVLASSKIEGASPGLAVAAAVFAAFLYGISANMVRRHLTGVPAGAVAAATLGFAALMTLPFALATWPAQSIPGTSWLAAVALGVVCTGAGYVVYYRLIARIGAARAVTVTYLVPLFGVAWSWLLLGEPVTLTMVVAGTLILGSVALSQRQSS from the coding sequence ATGAGCACTCCTCTGATTGCACGTCCCGCTGTCTCCCCTGTGTCTGGAAGCTGGTTGACCCCCCTGGAGCTGGGCGGCCTGGCCGCCGTGTGGGGCGCGTCGTTCATGTTCATGCGCATCGCCGCGGCGGACTTCGGCCCCTTTCCGCTCGTCGCCGTCCGGCTGGTGATGGGGTCGTTGGTGCTCATGCCTTTCCTCCTGAAGGCCCGCTCGGCCATCACCCGCGCGCATTGGCCGAAGCTGGCGCTGGTGGGGGCGCTCAACGCGGCGGTGCCCTTCGTCCTCTTCGCGTGGGCCGCGCGGCAGGCGCCCGCGGGCATCAGCGCCATCGCCAACAGCATGACGGTGCTCTTCACCTCGCTGGTGGCGTTCCTGTTCTACAAGGAGCGCATCACCTCCCGCCGCGCGGTGGCGCTGGCCATCGGCTTCGCGGGGGTGGTGGTGCTCGCCAGCTCGAAGATTGAAGGGGCGAGTCCTGGGCTCGCGGTGGCCGCGGCGGTGTTCGCCGCGTTCCTGTACGGCATCTCCGCGAACATGGTGCGCCGCCACCTGACGGGGGTTCCGGCCGGCGCGGTGGCCGCCGCCACGTTGGGGTTCGCCGCGCTGATGACGCTGCCGTTCGCGCTGGCCACGTGGCCCGCGCAGTCCATCCCGGGGACGTCCTGGCTGGCCGCGGTGGCGCTGGGCGTGGTCTGCACCGGGGCGGGCTATGTCGTCTACTACCGCCTCATCGCTCGCATCGGCGCGGCCCGCGCCGTCACGGTGACCTACCTGGTGCCGTTGTTCGGTGTGGCCTGGTCGTGGTTGCTGTTGGGGGAGCCGGTGACGCTCACGATGGTGGTCGCCGGCACGCTCATCCTGGGCAGCGTGGCGCTGAGTCAGCGGCAGTCGTCCTGA
- a CDS encoding LysR substrate-binding domain-containing protein, translated as MPLPTAWLPALAAFEAAARHQNFAHAAQELHLTASAVSHHVRKLEGLLGVSLFQRHARGVVLTIEGRQLADAAGGALADLHDVLRDLGDTRGERHLVRVTTLYSVAHTWLLPRLPDFSAAHPQMRVRVDTEMALTRFDDGGPDLGIRFGPGQWPGMTAHSLMGDALFPVASPMLPGVEHVQGPADIQRLPLIEDLARQGWQDWFRAAEVHGATLDVRHSFSDTSNALLAASKGMGAALARERVSEPFLSSGSLVRLPGPLLPTRYAYFVVYPSHRRLRAAARLFLDWLLAQPGRSPPQRATPKPPTP; from the coding sequence ATGCCCCTCCCCACCGCGTGGCTGCCGGCCCTCGCCGCCTTCGAGGCCGCCGCCCGGCACCAGAACTTCGCCCACGCGGCCCAGGAGCTTCACTTGACGGCCAGCGCCGTCAGCCACCATGTGCGCAAGCTGGAGGGACTGCTCGGCGTCTCCCTCTTCCAGCGCCACGCGCGCGGCGTGGTGCTGACCATCGAGGGGCGCCAACTCGCGGACGCCGCCGGCGGAGCCCTGGCAGACCTCCACGACGTGCTCCGAGACCTGGGGGACACCCGAGGCGAGCGCCACCTCGTGCGGGTCACCACCCTGTACTCCGTGGCGCACACCTGGCTCCTGCCTCGCCTGCCCGACTTCTCCGCCGCCCATCCGCAGATGCGCGTGCGGGTCGACACGGAGATGGCGTTGACGCGCTTCGACGACGGGGGCCCGGACCTGGGCATCCGCTTCGGCCCGGGGCAGTGGCCCGGGATGACGGCCCACTCCCTGATGGGAGACGCGCTCTTCCCCGTGGCCTCGCCCATGCTCCCGGGCGTCGAGCACGTCCAGGGCCCCGCCGACATCCAGCGGCTCCCGCTCATCGAGGACCTCGCGCGCCAGGGCTGGCAGGACTGGTTCCGCGCGGCGGAGGTCCACGGCGCCACGCTCGATGTCCGCCACAGCTTCAGCGACACCAGCAACGCGCTGCTCGCGGCCTCGAAGGGCATGGGCGCCGCGCTCGCGCGAGAGCGCGTCTCGGAGCCCTTCCTCTCCAGTGGAAGCCTGGTCCGACTCCCCGGGCCCCTGCTCCCCACCCGCTACGCCTACTTCGTGGTGTACCCCTCCCACCGTCGGCTCCGGGCCGCCGCGCGCCTCTTCCTCGACTGGCTCCTCGCCCAACCCGGACGCTCGCCCCCGCAGCGCGCCACGCCCAAGCCGCCCACGCCGTAA
- a CDS encoding RNA polymerase sigma factor — protein MTVSNKHRAIEAVWRIESARLIAGLTRMVRDVGLAEELAQDALVAALERWTESGIPDNPGAWLMATAKRRAIDELRRGKRVERKHEELGHELESDQAHGATPDLDAALDDEVGDDLLRLMFISCHPILSTEARVALTLRLLGGLTTEEIARAFLVPSTTVAQRIVRAKRTLSEEKVPFELPRGEELASRLASVLEVIYLVFNEGYSATAGDDWMRPELCADALRLGRILAELAPQEAEVHGLVALMEIQASRSRARVGPKGQPVLLLEQNRALWDQLLIRRGLTALERAEKLGGAQGPYALQAALAACHARARRSEDTDWARIASLYSVLVRLTPSPVVELNRAVALSMAYGPAAGLAVVDTLTSEPSLAHYHLLPSVRGDLLRKLGRFDEARKEFEKAAGLTRNVREQTLLLDRAAACARREA, from the coding sequence GTGACGGTTTCCAACAAACATCGCGCCATCGAAGCGGTCTGGCGCATCGAGTCCGCGCGGCTCATCGCCGGTCTGACGCGCATGGTGCGAGACGTCGGGCTCGCGGAAGAGCTGGCGCAAGACGCGCTGGTCGCGGCCCTGGAGCGCTGGACCGAGTCCGGCATCCCCGACAACCCAGGTGCTTGGTTGATGGCGACGGCGAAGCGCCGGGCCATCGACGAGCTTCGCCGAGGCAAGCGTGTCGAGCGCAAGCACGAGGAGCTGGGCCACGAGCTCGAGTCGGACCAGGCCCACGGCGCCACGCCGGACCTGGACGCGGCGCTCGACGACGAGGTGGGCGATGACCTGCTGCGCCTCATGTTCATCTCCTGCCACCCCATCCTCTCGACGGAGGCGCGCGTCGCGCTCACGTTGAGGCTGCTCGGGGGCCTGACGACGGAGGAGATTGCCCGCGCCTTCCTGGTGCCCTCCACCACCGTCGCCCAGCGCATCGTCCGCGCCAAGCGCACGCTGTCCGAGGAGAAGGTCCCCTTCGAGCTGCCTCGGGGCGAGGAGCTGGCCAGCCGGCTGGCCTCCGTGCTGGAGGTCATCTACCTGGTCTTCAACGAGGGCTACTCGGCGACGGCGGGGGACGACTGGATGCGGCCGGAGCTGTGCGCGGATGCGCTGCGGCTGGGGCGCATCCTCGCGGAGCTCGCGCCGCAGGAGGCGGAGGTCCATGGCCTGGTGGCGCTGATGGAGATCCAGGCCTCCCGTTCGCGCGCGCGCGTGGGGCCCAAGGGCCAGCCGGTGCTGCTGCTCGAGCAGAACCGCGCGCTGTGGGACCAGCTCCTCATCCGCCGTGGCCTCACGGCGCTGGAGCGCGCGGAGAAGCTGGGCGGCGCACAAGGCCCCTACGCCCTGCAGGCCGCGCTCGCGGCGTGTCATGCGCGGGCCCGCCGCTCCGAGGACACGGATTGGGCGCGCATCGCCTCGCTGTACTCCGTGCTGGTGCGGCTCACGCCGTCGCCCGTGGTGGAGCTCAACCGCGCGGTGGCGCTGTCCATGGCGTATGGCCCCGCGGCGGGGCTGGCCGTCGTGGACACGTTGACCTCGGAGCCGTCGCTCGCCCACTACCACCTGCTGCCCAGCGTGCGCGGGGACCTGCTGCGCAAGCTGGGCCGCTTCGATGAGGCGCGCAAGGAGTTCGAGAAGGCCGCGGGGCTCACGCGCAACGTGCGCGAGCAGACGCTGCTGCTCGACAGGGCGGCGGCGTGCGCCCGGCGAGAGGCGTGA
- a CDS encoding DUF2277 domain-containing protein, with product MCRNIKPLFNFTPPATDDDVRAAALQFVRKIAGTRKPSKQNADAFDVAVEEIYQSSKRMLEGLVATTPPRDRMKFEALKRLRYKKAEAG from the coding sequence ATGTGCCGGAACATCAAGCCCCTGTTCAACTTCACGCCCCCCGCCACGGATGACGACGTGCGCGCGGCGGCCCTGCAGTTCGTCCGGAAGATTGCCGGGACTCGCAAGCCGTCCAAGCAGAACGCCGACGCGTTCGACGTGGCCGTCGAGGAGATCTACCAGAGCTCCAAGCGGATGCTGGAGGGGCTGGTGGCGACGACACCGCCGAGAGACCGGATGAAGTTCGAGGCCCTCAAGCGGCTGCGCTACAAGAAGGCCGAAGCGGGCTGA
- a CDS encoding RNase H family protein — translation MKSHATFVFADGACSGNPGPGGWGVIIATPDGQVVELGGHEPETTNNRMELTAVGKALRHLEATPGPLHIHTDSTYVIQGITRWAFGWSKRGWKTADGKEVANTAYWKRLMALLAQRKQVHTGEAAAVEWHYVRGHVGVPGNERVDAIAVSFSRGKGQRLYTGALSTYEVDIHDVPEDTSVPEESPKQREAKAKAHSYLSQVGRSVKRHATWAACERRVKGVSDARFKKTRSAEDEAQILDDWGVRPEDVQSED, via the coding sequence ATGAAGAGTCATGCCACCTTCGTCTTCGCCGACGGCGCCTGCTCCGGCAACCCGGGTCCGGGAGGCTGGGGCGTCATCATCGCCACGCCGGATGGCCAGGTGGTGGAGCTGGGCGGGCATGAGCCGGAGACGACCAACAACCGGATGGAGCTCACCGCCGTGGGTAAGGCGCTGCGCCACCTGGAGGCGACCCCTGGCCCGCTGCACATCCACACCGACTCCACCTATGTGATTCAAGGCATCACCCGCTGGGCCTTCGGCTGGAGCAAGCGCGGCTGGAAGACGGCCGATGGCAAGGAGGTGGCCAACACCGCCTACTGGAAGCGCCTGATGGCGCTCCTCGCCCAGCGCAAGCAGGTCCACACCGGTGAGGCCGCCGCGGTGGAGTGGCACTACGTCCGAGGCCACGTGGGCGTCCCCGGCAACGAGCGAGTCGACGCCATCGCCGTGTCCTTCTCCCGAGGCAAGGGACAGCGGCTCTACACGGGCGCACTGTCGACCTACGAGGTGGACATCCACGACGTACCCGAGGACACCTCGGTGCCCGAGGAGTCCCCCAAGCAGCGCGAGGCCAAGGCCAAGGCCCACTCATACCTGAGCCAGGTGGGCCGCAGCGTGAAGCGGCACGCGACGTGGGCCGCGTGCGAGCGCCGCGTGAAGGGTGTCTCGGACGCGCGCTTCAAGAAGACACGCAGCGCCGAGGACGAAGCCCAGATCCTGGACGACTGGGGCGTGCGCCCCGAGGACGTTCAATCCGAGGACTGA
- a CDS encoding YciI family protein, with the protein MSFMLLMMEAPGNRQARPLEEGQAAYARMMAFQEKLRSAGVLVTGEALKSDDNAVRIENLGGKRTVSDGPFTESKEIIGGFFLLNCKSRNEALEFAMACPASEWGIVELREIASSCYE; encoded by the coding sequence ATGTCTTTCATGCTGCTGATGATGGAAGCACCCGGGAATCGCCAGGCTCGTCCGCTCGAAGAAGGCCAGGCCGCCTACGCGAGAATGATGGCCTTCCAGGAGAAGCTCAGGAGCGCGGGGGTGCTCGTCACAGGCGAGGCCCTCAAGTCGGACGACAATGCCGTGCGCATCGAGAACCTCGGAGGGAAGAGGACCGTGAGCGACGGCCCCTTCACCGAGTCGAAGGAGATCATCGGCGGGTTCTTCCTCCTCAACTGCAAGTCACGCAATGAGGCGCTCGAGTTCGCCATGGCGTGTCCCGCGAGCGAGTGGGGCATCGTCGAGCTGCGGGAAATCGCCAGCAGTTGCTACGAATAG
- a CDS encoding replication-associated recombination protein A: MSDGPDLFSASVDVNRFAPLAERMRPRSPDEFVGQAHLLGPGAPLRRLMERKQIVSSLFWGPPGVGKTTLARMLATGVDAELVILSAVSDGIPRIREVVAEAERRRNQYSRRTVLFVDEIHRWAKNVQEQALPHVESGLFVLLGATTENVSFEVRPALVSRCRVFQLQELTLDDIAGALRRALTDEKRGLGKRALTVGDEALTLLARGGAGDVRKALGALEMAAGLTPDGGEINVDTAREAVGTGLSRHDKDGDQHFDLLSALQKSCRGSNAQGAIFWAAKLLQTGDVVSLWRRLKVIAVEDVGMAMPEAISIVRACEEGFHSTGMPEGRLFVAHAVVTLATARKSNRAYAAMNAALAALEEHPNVAPPLPLRNAPTELMKELGHGKGYQPPWDFKDHYAPGQVYLPPPLERSVFYRPSKEGYEAEVHERMSHWWREDKASRGE, translated from the coding sequence ATGAGCGATGGCCCCGACCTGTTCTCCGCCTCCGTCGATGTGAACCGCTTCGCGCCGCTCGCGGAGCGGATGCGTCCTCGCTCGCCCGATGAGTTCGTCGGCCAGGCGCACCTCCTGGGCCCGGGCGCGCCGCTGCGTCGGCTGATGGAGCGAAAGCAGATTGTGTCCTCGCTCTTCTGGGGGCCTCCCGGCGTGGGCAAGACGACGCTGGCGCGCATGCTCGCCACCGGCGTGGACGCGGAGCTGGTCATCCTGTCCGCGGTCTCCGACGGCATCCCCCGCATCCGCGAGGTGGTCGCCGAGGCCGAGCGGCGCCGCAACCAGTACTCGCGCCGGACGGTGCTCTTCGTGGACGAAATCCACCGCTGGGCGAAGAACGTCCAGGAGCAGGCGCTTCCGCATGTGGAGAGCGGCCTGTTCGTCCTCCTGGGCGCCACGACGGAGAATGTCAGCTTCGAGGTGCGCCCCGCGCTCGTCAGCCGGTGCCGCGTCTTCCAGCTCCAGGAGCTCACGCTCGACGACATCGCGGGCGCGCTGCGCCGGGCGCTCACCGACGAGAAGCGCGGACTGGGCAAGCGCGCGCTGACGGTGGGGGACGAGGCGCTGACGCTCCTGGCGCGCGGCGGTGCCGGAGACGTGCGCAAGGCGCTGGGCGCGCTGGAGATGGCCGCGGGCCTGACGCCGGACGGCGGCGAAATCAACGTCGACACCGCGCGCGAGGCGGTGGGCACCGGGCTGTCGCGCCACGACAAGGATGGAGACCAGCACTTCGACCTGCTCAGCGCCCTCCAGAAGTCCTGCCGGGGCTCCAACGCCCAGGGCGCCATCTTCTGGGCGGCGAAGCTGCTCCAGACAGGCGACGTGGTGTCGCTGTGGCGGCGCCTCAAGGTCATCGCGGTGGAGGACGTGGGCATGGCGATGCCCGAGGCCATCAGCATCGTCCGGGCCTGCGAGGAGGGCTTCCACTCCACCGGCATGCCGGAGGGACGGCTGTTCGTCGCCCACGCCGTCGTCACCCTGGCCACCGCGCGCAAGAGCAACCGCGCCTACGCCGCGATGAACGCCGCCCTGGCCGCGCTGGAGGAGCACCCCAACGTCGCGCCCCCGCTGCCGCTGCGCAACGCCCCCACCGAGTTGATGAAGGAGCTGGGCCACGGCAAGGGCTACCAGCCGCCGTGGGACTTCAAGGACCACTACGCGCCCGGGCAGGTCTATCTGCCCCCGCCGCTGGAGCGCTCCGTCTTCTACCGCCCGAGCAAGGAAGGCTACGAAGCCGAGGTCCACGAGCGGATGAGCCACTGGTGGCGCGAGGACAAGGCGAGCCGGGGCGAATAG
- a CDS encoding class I SAM-dependent methyltransferase has protein sequence MSSSPGAVPLPRRFHDEPLIVILRHVRAVLAGARRVCIEVPDPDLGPGCYSGEQVGPEGGLMHRPLRSWCDLAEGLSCRLLTPRGVDATHVSLTFEALGGEASWHAGGASASEAAPVEERYGADSAFARVRKLEDAGFLLPWLEALGRVSLPEGARVLDLGVNRGDELAAFAWLDPAPDVTFVGVDHSASALAEARARFPDARHRFIAADLNALPEALGRFHLVISVGTLQSPGVDDHALLRRLVQEHLEPQATLVLGFPNSRFRDGEVVYGARVRNLREPDLSLLVKDLSFYRRYLHQHGFRTFLGGKYDLLLTAVRGGAAQSSD, from the coding sequence ATGTCTTCTTCCCCTGGTGCCGTGCCTCTCCCGCGTCGCTTCCACGACGAGCCGCTCATCGTCATCCTCCGCCATGTGAGGGCGGTGCTCGCGGGGGCGAGGCGCGTGTGCATCGAGGTGCCAGACCCGGACCTGGGCCCCGGCTGTTACTCGGGCGAGCAGGTCGGGCCGGAGGGTGGGTTGATGCATCGGCCCCTGCGCAGCTGGTGTGACCTGGCGGAGGGCTTGTCCTGCCGGTTGCTCACGCCCCGCGGGGTGGATGCCACGCATGTCTCGCTGACCTTCGAGGCGCTGGGCGGGGAGGCGTCGTGGCATGCGGGAGGTGCGAGTGCTTCCGAGGCCGCTCCCGTCGAGGAGCGGTATGGCGCGGACTCCGCCTTCGCCCGGGTGAGGAAGCTCGAGGACGCGGGGTTCCTGCTGCCGTGGTTGGAGGCGCTCGGGCGGGTGAGCCTGCCCGAGGGGGCTCGAGTGCTGGACCTTGGCGTGAACCGGGGCGATGAGCTGGCGGCCTTCGCGTGGTTGGACCCCGCACCGGACGTCACCTTCGTCGGGGTGGACCACAGCGCCAGTGCGTTGGCGGAGGCGCGGGCCCGCTTCCCGGATGCGCGGCATCGCTTCATCGCCGCGGACCTCAACGCGCTTCCGGAGGCGCTGGGGCGGTTCCACCTGGTGATATCCGTGGGCACGTTGCAGAGCCCTGGCGTGGATGACCACGCGCTCCTGCGCAGGCTGGTGCAGGAGCACCTGGAGCCGCAAGCGACGTTGGTGCTGGGGTTCCCCAACTCCCGCTTTCGGGATGGGGAGGTGGTCTACGGCGCGCGGGTGCGCAACCTCCGCGAGCCGGACCTCTCCCTGTTGGTGAAGGACCTGTCGTTCTACCGCCGCTACCTGCACCAGCACGGCTTCCGCACGTTCCTGGGAGGCAAGTACGACTTGCTGCTGACGGCGGTGCGGGGTGGGGCGGCTCAGTCCTCGGATTGA